A region of Heteronotia binoei isolate CCM8104 ecotype False Entrance Well chromosome 2, APGP_CSIRO_Hbin_v1, whole genome shotgun sequence DNA encodes the following proteins:
- the MYOG gene encoding myogenin translates to MPPSSWCEELEFHSPTQASPCQTLTMELLETNPYFFTEQRFYDGENYLSPRLHSYEQTTYQDRAAVALCPEGRTGLEEKASALPDHSPGQCLPWACKVCKRKSVSIDRRRAATLREKRRLKKVNEAFEALKRSTLLNPNQRLPKVEILRSAIQYIERLQALLSTLNQQERDQRELRYCSNSTQSGVSSDHGSSSTSCSPDWSTQLEFSTHPGDHLLSDDSSEDRNLHSLSSIVDSIVVEDVAVVFQEERSQN, encoded by the exons ATGCCACCAAGCAGTTGGTGTGAGGAGCTGGAGTTTCATTCCCCAACACAGGCTTCTCCTTGCCAGACGCTTACTATGGAACTCCTAGAGACCAACCCGTATTTTTTCACAGAACAGCGATTTTATGATGGGGAAAACTACCTAAGCCCTCGCTTACATAGCTATGAGCAGACAACCTACCAAGATCGTGCAGCTGTGGCCCTCTGTCCTGAAGGGAGGACTGGTTTGGAAGAGAAGGCCTCAGCCCTGCCAGACCACAGTCCTGGTCAGTGCCTGCCATGGGCGTGCAAAGTATGCAAGCGGAAGAGTGTCTCCATTGATAGGCGCCGTGCCGCTACCCTGAGGGAAAAACGCAGGCTGAAAAAGGTCAATGAGGCCTTCGAAGCTCTGAAACGGAGCACTTTGCTGAACCCCAACCAGCGACTGCCCAAGGTGGAGATCCTGCGTAGTGCCATTCAATACATTGAGCGCTTGCAAGCGCTGCTGAGCACTCTCAATCAGCAAGAGCGGGACCAGAGGGAACTGCGCTACTGTAGCAACAGCACCCAGTCAGGG GTATCCAGTGACCATGGATCCAGCAGCACTTCATGTAGCCCAGACTGGAGCACCCAGCTTGAGTTCAGCACTCATCCTGGAG ATCATTTGCTGAGTGATGATTCGTCTGAAGACCGCAACCTTCACTCACTGTCTTCAATTGTGGATAGTATTGTCGTGGAGGATGTAGCCGTTGTGTTCCAAGAGGAGAGGTCTCAGAACTGA